Genomic window (Mesorhizobium sp. M4B.F.Ca.ET.058.02.1.1):
CGCAAGGGCGCCGGACCATCGCCGCTGGTTTCGATCGTCATGGCCCATCGCAACCGGCCGTCCTATCTGAAACAGGCGATCGCGGCGGTCGAGGCTCAGACCTACGAAAATCTGGAACTGGTGCTGGTCGACGACGGCAGCGACCTGGACGAAGCCAGGCGATTGCTGGACGCGCTGGAACCGGGCTTCCGCCAACGCGGGTGGAAGATCCTGCGCCGGCCGCACAAGCACCTCGGCGCGGCCCGAAACGCCGGCATTCGCGCCACGCAGGGCGAACTGGTCCTGTTCGCCGATGACGACAATGCGCTGTTCCCGGAGGCGGTCGAGCATTTCGCCCGCGCCATGTCGGCTTCGGGCGCGGATATCTGCACCGCGTTCCAGTTGATCTTCTACGAGGACACCGTGCCCGACGACCGCGGCGACGGGCTGATCCACTATCTGCCGCTAGGCGGCCCCGACGCGCTCGGCCTGATCCACAACGTCTATGGCGACGCCAATGCGATGGTGCGCCGGTCTGTCTTCTCGCGCATCGGATACCTGGTCGAAGAGCCGGGCTATGCTATGCACGACTGGGAATTTTTCGCGCGGGCCTCGCTTGCCGGGCTGAAAATCAGGCCGATCCCGAAGCCGCTTTACTGGTACCGGTCGAAACCGGACGGCATGTTCCGGATGTCTAACTGGTATGACAATCGCCGCCCGGTCCTGAAGACATTTGGCTCGAGCCAGTTCGATGGCGCCGGGCTGCTGCACCAACTGGCCATCGCCCAGAATACGACACGGTCCGAAATCGAGAGCGCACGCGAGAACCTGCGGTACACTCCCGCCTATCGAGACTATCTGGAGCTCTGCGACCTCGAGCCGAACAGCGATGCGACCCTGGAGAAGCTGGCGCGCATCGCCCGCTCGGTGGGCCGCGGCGATACCGCGGCCGGCTTGCTTGGACGGCCCGCAGCTGTCGATGTCACGGAACGTCCCGATGATGGCGGCGGTTCAACCATCCTCGTCTTTGATGTCTTGCGGACCGCCAGGCTGCTGACGCCGCGCGTCTCGGCCCTGCCGCTGCTGCTTGTCGCGCCGGATGGCGGCGGGGTGTTCCTGCGCCCCCACCCCGACGGCGCGGTGGCGGCCTCGCTCGATCATCAGTTTCCTCCCTTCTTCCGGGCGATCGAGGCTACAGTCGAAATCGCGCATGCCGACGCGCCGGCACTGGACTTCGCGCTTGCGCTTGCCCGCCCCGATCAGACCATCGACTGGCAGAGGGACATATCCGGGCAGACCCTTGCCTTCTCGGGCTGGATGACGGTCGCGGACAAATTCGCGCGCCGTAGCCTGGTGGCGACGCTTCGTGCACGGCGCAAAATGCCGCTCTCGATCATGCTTGCGGTTCGTTTCGCCGGAAGCCCCAACGGCGCTCCGACCAACGCCTTCTTTCGGACGCTGACACTGATCGGCGACTGAACCGCGTCGTGCGGGAACGGATTCAGCCGGCGCGCTTCAAATCTTTGTTTTCATGCACGTCGTTCTCCCAAAAACCGCCGGAGCGTTAGGGCGACATGCAGCGCGTCGGCCGCGGATCCGGCCGTTAACCTTGCGCCAGGATGGCGCCCGGCACGCCACGGATATGGTTGACAAATTGCTAACAAAACAATAATTTCAATGTGGTGCGTGGTGAAAGGGGCTTGTTATGCGTAAAATCCAATCGCTACTATTGGGTGGGCTAAGTATTCTTGGCGTGAGCGTCGCTTTCTCTGGCGCGGCGCAGGCGCAATTCGAAGGTGGGATCCAGGAGGCCGAGCTCGCTTGCGAGCAGGCCCTGAAGATCGGTACGATCGAGGCGCTCGAAGACTATCTGCATCGTTATCCTAATGCTCCGACGGCCTGCAAGGCGCTTGCCCTGAACACGCTGGCGCAATTCAATCCGAACGGCGGCGACGGAAATAACGGTGATGGCGGCGGCGGTTACGGCGGGTAGAATCAGCCGTATCCACAATTCGATCGTTCGTCAGTTCAAGTGGCCGCGCTTTGACGCGGCCTAACGGCGTTTGAGACGAACTCGGCGTAGCGATCCGAGGTTCTCATCCAGCCGAGTTCGACAAGTTGCGCGGCGTCACGATAGCGAACGGAGCGTTGGTCCCGAAGCGACAGTTTCGGATCGCGCTCCAATGCCTCCATGTAGGCGGCGCGCTCCTCCAGGGTCTTTTCCTTAAGCTGCGTGTTCTCGCTCAGTGACGACGCTGATTTCTGGCGGAAACCCCAGACGAATTTGAAATGCAGCAGCGCGACGCGGAGCTCGCTGAACTGAACCTTGCTGATCGTGTGCTGGGCCACATGATAGCGCCTGCCCCGCTCCCATCGCACGATCGGCACCTTGGTCAGACATGGCGGGAAGGTCTGCTTGAACCGGCCGTGCCAGAAGACGCGCTCCCTGACGCCACCGAACATCTGCTGCGGCGGGTACTTGCCGTCACGCGCCCGCAGCCAGCCCGGTTCCGGATCGAAATAGGGTGAGGCCTCGATAAGCGGGAGCGTGCCGTCATAGTGGCACTCCGCCAGCGGGCCGTCGGCGTACATGTCGATCATAGAGCCGATCACCGCGTCGGCGTCGGTCGAGTCAAGATAGTCGCAAAGCCGGTGCAGGCTCACCCGCTCGAAATCCGGGTAGACCAGCAATTCGTCGGCGTCGATCGAGAGGCACCAGTGGCCAGTGCCGAAGACGTTCATCAGCGTGTTGATCCAACGCGGCGGATCGATGTTCTCGGCGAAGTGCGATCCTTCCGTGTGGAAGCAATGGCTGTCCGGCTGCTCCAGGATCAGTTCGAGCGTCCCGTCCGTCGAACCATTGTCGAGGAAGAAGAAACGATCGACGCCGAGGCCGCGATAGTGATCGAGAAGCTTGGGCAGCAGTGTCGCTTCATTGCGCAGTCCGACAAAGCACAGGATCTCGCCCTTGCTTACGTCGATCTGCCGGTCGTCCAGCCGTTCGAGGTGTTTCGGAGATCGATGGCCAAGCATGCGAGCGTCATGATCCGGGTTACGCGAAAGCGAGTGGGTATTGTGGCTCCGCGCGGCGATTATCCCCGCGAGACAATTATCAAAGTGTTATCCTACTGTTGGCAAGACTGTCCGCTGCCGCTGATGATCAAGGGGGACTGATTGAGCATTGGTTCTAAGCTAGGCGCGACGCCCAAGGCCAAGCGACAGGCAAGCCACAAGCCCCGCAATGTATGCGTCGTTTCAGAGGTCGAGTTCGGTTCGATTTCGACCGCCGATCCGGGGTCGGCGACCTACGCGCTGGCGCAATATCTTGCGGTAACCGGCGACACCGTCACGCTGCTATGGGTGCCGAGCCCGATCGGCAGCCAGCCCGACGAGGAGGAGATCGCCAGGCTCGGCAAATGGTGCTTCGACAATTTCCTGGTGCGGCTCGAACTGTTGCCGCAGTCGCCCGAGCTGCTGCGCGGCCTGGACTCGAGCGACAAGCATTCGGTGGCCGTCTACCATTACCTCAAGCAGAACGCTTACGACGTCGTCTACTTCGCGCTCGAGGGCGGACTGGCGCATTTCCCGACCGTTGCCAAACGCACCGGGGTCTTTCCCGATCCGCCCGCGATCGTCGTGCTCGCCCACGAACCGCTGGTGTGGAAGCTGCAGGCCAATGGCCGGGCGGTCGAGCGCAAGGAGCAGATGACCATCGCACATATGGAAAGGACCTCGGCAGAGACCTGCGACCATCTCGTGGTCACCGGCCAGTCGGTGCTCGACTGGATGACCAAGGCAGGCTGGAAACTGCCCGCCAGCCGCCACGTCGCCGTCCCGCTCGTGCCGGAGGAATGGCGTTCGAACTTCCACTCCGATCCCTATCGGCGGCGACCGCGGCTCACCACCGAAATCGTTCATTTCTCCGGCACCGAGGCGCGCAGCGGGCTGACGCTGTTTTGCGATGCGCTCGATCGTCTGGCCGACAGCGGCATCACCGACCTGGCGGTGACGGTCGTCGGCGCGTTTGGCCATATGCTCGGCGAGCATTCGGGCGGGATGATCGTCCGGCGCGCGCGGCAATGGCCGTTCAAGCTGAAGCTGCTGCCCATTCGCGACGAACCCGAGATCTTCCGATACCTGCGGCAGAGCCATGCGCTGGTGGCGATCACGCATGCGGCTGCGCAGCTTCCGATGGACGTGGTCGCATGCCTCGACGAGGAGGTCTCTTTCGTCGCGACGGACGTCGGCAGCATACGCGACATGCTGCACCCGAAGTCGGCCGACACCGTCATGATGGAGGCTTCCGCGTCCGCCATCGCGGCCAAGATCGCGGAGGCGCTGCAAAGCCGCGCGATCAGCCCGGCGAAGCCGCTGCACGGGCGTGCGGCGCGCGAGAAGGCCTGGAGCCGGCTGCACGCGAAATTCCGCCGGGAGCCGCGCAAGGCCGCCGGCTCGCGGCGGAGCCGGCCGCCACTGGTGTCGATCATCACCGCGCACTACAACCGGGCGCGGCTGCTGCCGCAGGCAATCGCCTCGGTTCGGCGCCAGGACTATCCCAACATCGAACTGATCGTCGTCGATGACGGCAGCACCGATCCTGAGGCAATCGAACTTTTGGCCGACCTCGAACCGGAGTTCGAGCAGCGCGGCTGGCGGATTATCCGGCAGAAGAACGGCTTCCTCGGCAAGGCGCGCAACACAGGCATCCGCGCCGCCAAGGGCTCGCTGATCCTGTTCCTGGACGACGACAACGCACTCTTCCCGAACGCGGTCAGCACGTTCGTCGCAGGCATGCAGAATTCCGGCGCCGACATCTGCACGACCTTCGCCAAATGGCTTAACGAACCCTTCGTGCCACCGGATACTAAGGGCGGATACATGCTCTACTTTCCGGTCGGAGGGCCGCCCGACATTGCGCTGATCACCAATCCCTATGGCGACGCCAATGCGATGTTCCAGCGCGAGGTGTTCGACAGGGTCGGCTATCTCAATGAAGAGCGCGGCTTTTCAGCGAGCGATTGGGAATTCTTCCTTCGCGCGGATCTGGCGGGCCTCGAGATCATCACCGTGCCGGAGCCGCTCTATTGGTACCGGTCGGCGCCGACAGGGATGAACCGGAATGCCGAATGGCTGAGGAACCGCAGGCCGATCATCGACGTCTTCCGCAAGCACAAATTCGCGCATACGGACATGTTCGTGCAGCTCGGCATCAGTTCGAATACCGCCAGTCATGAAAAGGACCTCAACCTCTGGAACCTTGAGCTGCGCGTCAAGGACGAGCGCTATCTCAGGCTGAGCTCTGGCCCCGCCAACGCCGCCGATGCGATGCAACTGCTGGCCGAGATCGCGGCCCGCGAGGGCAGGCCAGACACGGCGATCTCGCTGCTCGCCCATGCCGGCCGGTCCGACTTCACACTCGGCGTCGTCGACATGCTCAACGCAGCCGCCGACGAGACCGTGCCGGAGCTGCATTCCTCGCTTTACCGCGAGCAATACCTTTCGGCCGAGCCGCTGCGCCTTGCTCATGTCGCTTCGCATCC
Coding sequences:
- a CDS encoding DUF6212 domain-containing protein; the protein is MAVGGKELRPLQPEGGRRRVCVMTSVIGRRGEDEAAMVALARLFAADGDEVTLLWVPGQQEPSSETMAAHRHALETTSVRLHVLDSSDRLLPSLATPESRSAAVLHYLERSGHDLVYAPLEGGLPYFTLLAAETAAFTAPPIVIVAHAPAQWEHEADKAFMDSTSAIAVAFMEKYCAEMADGTICVSAALRRWMVSKGWKARKFSVIPLLRDAVDPAGALPSTGKGSASELVVLAGWRHRDGLTLLCDALDILATAAPKDLSITAFGPFGRIMGEHSGGLVVRRAERWPFKLNLLANADLNTRLDRAARTGALAVVPARAASTGATVAACIEAGLPVVATNVGANAEAWLAEAGQPGLVEPDPAALAQAISAALDDPPRVQRIDRLRQTRQAWLDTRDPPRRRARKGAGPSPLVSIVMAHRNRPSYLKQAIAAVEAQTYENLELVLVDDGSDLDEARRLLDALEPGFRQRGWKILRRPHKHLGAARNAGIRATQGELVLFADDDNALFPEAVEHFARAMSASGADICTAFQLIFYEDTVPDDRGDGLIHYLPLGGPDALGLIHNVYGDANAMVRRSVFSRIGYLVEEPGYAMHDWEFFARASLAGLKIRPIPKPLYWYRSKPDGMFRMSNWYDNRRPVLKTFGSSQFDGAGLLHQLAIAQNTTRSEIESARENLRYTPAYRDYLELCDLEPNSDATLEKLARIARSVGRGDTAAGLLGRPAAVDVTERPDDGGGSTILVFDVLRTARLLTPRVSALPLLLVAPDGGGVFLRPHPDGAVAASLDHQFPPFFRAIEATVEIAHADAPALDFALALARPDQTIDWQRDISGQTLAFSGWMTVADKFARRSLVATLRARRKMPLSIMLAVRFAGSPNGAPTNAFFRTLTLIGD
- a CDS encoding glycosyltransferase family 2 protein yields the protein MLGHRSPKHLERLDDRQIDVSKGEILCFVGLRNEATLLPKLLDHYRGLGVDRFFFLDNGSTDGTLELILEQPDSHCFHTEGSHFAENIDPPRWINTLMNVFGTGHWCLSIDADELLVYPDFERVSLHRLCDYLDSTDADAVIGSMIDMYADGPLAECHYDGTLPLIEASPYFDPEPGWLRARDGKYPPQQMFGGVRERVFWHGRFKQTFPPCLTKVPIVRWERGRRYHVAQHTISKVQFSELRVALLHFKFVWGFRQKSASSLSENTQLKEKTLEERAAYMEALERDPKLSLRDQRSVRYRDAAQLVELGWMRTSDRYAEFVSNAVRPRQSAAT
- a CDS encoding DUF6212 domain-containing protein, whose amino-acid sequence is MSIGSKLGATPKAKRQASHKPRNVCVVSEVEFGSISTADPGSATYALAQYLAVTGDTVTLLWVPSPIGSQPDEEEIARLGKWCFDNFLVRLELLPQSPELLRGLDSSDKHSVAVYHYLKQNAYDVVYFALEGGLAHFPTVAKRTGVFPDPPAIVVLAHEPLVWKLQANGRAVERKEQMTIAHMERTSAETCDHLVVTGQSVLDWMTKAGWKLPASRHVAVPLVPEEWRSNFHSDPYRRRPRLTTEIVHFSGTEARSGLTLFCDALDRLADSGITDLAVTVVGAFGHMLGEHSGGMIVRRARQWPFKLKLLPIRDEPEIFRYLRQSHALVAITHAAAQLPMDVVACLDEEVSFVATDVGSIRDMLHPKSADTVMMEASASAIAAKIAEALQSRAISPAKPLHGRAAREKAWSRLHAKFRREPRKAAGSRRSRPPLVSIITAHYNRARLLPQAIASVRRQDYPNIELIVVDDGSTDPEAIELLADLEPEFEQRGWRIIRQKNGFLGKARNTGIRAAKGSLILFLDDDNALFPNAVSTFVAGMQNSGADICTTFAKWLNEPFVPPDTKGGYMLYFPVGGPPDIALITNPYGDANAMFQREVFDRVGYLNEERGFSASDWEFFLRADLAGLEIITVPEPLYWYRSAPTGMNRNAEWLRNRRPIIDVFRKHKFAHTDMFVQLGISSNTASHEKDLNLWNLELRVKDERYLRLSSGPANAADAMQLLAEIAAREGRPDTAISLLAHAGRSDFTLGVVDMLNAAADETVPELHSSLYREQYLSAEPLRLAHVASHPDAVADLLSYVERSPDQLFLEARGGNVTMALLKGVCPPGVIGASCWIYLDEDLTGTAQFQLAIVDAENQTFGELAGMLDFDGGSGWADVSRPHEPREIRTAISSPASGRRDLLLAVRCGGGRPQARVLGGFSSIQIRHVVSNGARHPRLNAPQERRRMRRITNDEIKQASLVTNHPSDLPTLLVAGDDGGLFLRPNTHGPVVAALKSAFPAFARSVVATVEIAHEEASPFEFAMALGRPEEKLSWKGDAPSGALAFSGWTRVPRPFELQDLKVSIREIDRKWLTIYLAIRLPRGSRPMPSNAFWRKLLLLWD